The following coding sequences lie in one Flavobacterium cyclinae genomic window:
- a CDS encoding class I SAM-dependent methyltransferase — MYENTYPSKRFNITLDFLKKHISTSETIFDLGVPNPFSKIMVENGYTVINTKGEDIDNDQSALQNENYDVFTGFEIFEHLLNPYTVLQNVKADKILISIPLRLWFSSAYRSKTDMWDRHYHEFEDWQLDWLLEKAGFKIVDRVKFTHPVKKLGFRPLLRWFTPRYYLVYAERVTSN; from the coding sequence ATGTACGAAAACACATATCCGAGTAAGCGATTCAATATCACTTTAGATTTTCTAAAAAAACATATTTCAACTTCAGAAACCATTTTTGATTTAGGAGTTCCAAATCCTTTTTCAAAAATTATGGTAGAAAATGGGTATACAGTTATCAACACTAAAGGAGAAGACATCGACAACGATCAATCAGCACTTCAAAATGAAAATTATGATGTGTTTACTGGTTTTGAAATTTTCGAACATTTACTAAATCCTTATACAGTTTTACAAAACGTAAAAGCTGATAAAATTTTAATCTCGATACCTTTACGTTTGTGGTTTTCTTCTGCGTATAGAAGTAAAACCGATATGTGGGACCGTCATTATCATGAATTTGAAGATTGGCAATTGGATTGGCTTTTAGAAAAAGCAGGATTTAAAATAGTGGACCGAGTGAAATTTACACATCCAGTTAAGAAGTTAGGTTTTAGACCATTGTTGAGATGGTTTACCCCGAGATATTATTTGGTTTACGCAGAAAGAGTGACTAGTAATTAG
- a CDS encoding glycosyltransferase has product MKYYIIIPAYNEEAFMSLTLQSLVEQTVLPTKIVVVNDNSTDKTPEIVSEFASKYPFITLVNKKSDAIHLPGSKVIQAFHEGEKNIDDNYDIIVKVDADLIFPKNYFETIINHFQSDDKIGMVGGFCYIEKNGNWVLENLTDKDHIRGALKAYRKETFKQIGGLKSQMGWDTVDELLCKFYNWKVVTDESLHVKHLKPTGASYNQAARFKQGEAFYTLGYGFFITAVASLKLAMRKGKPLLFLDYIKGFWKAKRENKTMLVTPEQAKFVRKYRWQKMKEKLF; this is encoded by the coding sequence ATGAAATACTATATTATCATTCCGGCCTATAACGAAGAAGCTTTTATGAGCTTAACTTTACAATCGTTAGTTGAACAAACCGTTTTACCAACAAAAATTGTGGTTGTGAATGATAATTCTACCGATAAAACTCCGGAAATTGTTTCTGAATTTGCTTCCAAATACCCATTTATAACTTTAGTGAATAAAAAATCGGATGCGATTCATTTACCTGGAAGTAAAGTAATTCAGGCATTTCATGAAGGAGAAAAAAATATTGATGACAATTACGATATCATCGTAAAAGTAGATGCCGATTTGATTTTTCCTAAGAACTATTTTGAAACCATCATTAATCACTTTCAATCCGATGATAAAATTGGAATGGTTGGAGGCTTTTGTTACATCGAAAAAAACGGCAATTGGGTTTTAGAAAACTTGACCGATAAAGATCACATTCGTGGTGCCTTAAAAGCGTATCGAAAAGAAACCTTCAAACAAATTGGTGGACTAAAATCGCAAATGGGTTGGGATACCGTTGACGAATTACTTTGTAAATTTTACAATTGGAAAGTGGTAACTGATGAAAGTTTACACGTAAAACATCTAAAACCCACTGGAGCAAGCTACAACCAAGCCGCTAGATTCAAACAAGGTGAAGCATTTTATACCTTAGGATATGGATTCTTCATCACAGCAGTTGCTTCCTTAAAATTAGCTATGCGAAAAGGAAAACCTTTATTGTTTTTAGATTATATCAAAGGGTTTTGGAAAGCCAAAAGAGAAAACAAAACCATGTTAGTTACTCCTGAACAAGCTAAATTCGTTAGAAAATATCGTTGGCAGAAGATGAAAGAGAAGTTATTTTAA
- a CDS encoding SDR family NAD(P)-dependent oxidoreductase — MKNKNIIITGTSRGIGYELALQFANAGHQVLAISRKTPKELIENPNISCLSIDISNPEELLQVEKFINHTWKKVDVLIHNAGSLLHKQFTQITSEEFQNIYKVNVFAVAELTKICIPFMEKGSHVVTISSMGGIQGSMKFAGLAAYSSSKGAVITLSELLAEEYKEQGISFNVLALGAVNTEMLQEAFPGYEAPLSAKEMADYIFNFALTGNKYYNGKVLQVSSSTP, encoded by the coding sequence ATGAAAAATAAAAATATAATCATAACGGGAACTTCTCGTGGAATAGGTTATGAATTAGCCTTGCAGTTTGCTAATGCTGGACATCAAGTGTTGGCCATTTCCCGAAAAACACCAAAAGAATTAATCGAAAATCCAAATATTTCGTGTTTGTCAATTGATATTTCAAATCCAGAAGAATTGCTTCAAGTAGAAAAATTCATCAATCATACTTGGAAAAAAGTTGATGTTTTAATTCACAACGCAGGAAGTTTGTTGCATAAACAATTCACACAAATTACTTCAGAAGAATTCCAAAACATTTATAAAGTCAATGTTTTTGCTGTTGCCGAATTAACAAAAATCTGTATTCCATTCATGGAAAAAGGAAGTCATGTGGTAACAATAAGTTCAATGGGTGGAATTCAAGGCAGTATGAAATTCGCTGGTTTAGCCGCTTATTCATCAAGTAAAGGCGCGGTAATTACGTTATCAGAATTATTAGCCGAAGAATACAAAGAACAAGGAATTTCATTCAATGTTTTAGCTCTTGGAGCGGTTAATACCGAAATGTTACAAGAAGCTTTTCCAGGCTACGAAGCGCCACTTTCAGCAAAAGAAATGGCGGATTATATTTTTAATTTCGCTTTAACTGGAAACAAATATTATAACGGAAAAGTATTGCAGGTTTCATCTTCAACGCCATAG
- a CDS encoding mannose-1-phosphate guanylyltransferase translates to MNKNYYAIIMAGGVGSRFWPVSTTEFPKQFHDMLGTGETLIQKTFTRLSQIIPKENILILTNEVYNDIVLEQLPMIQQEQIVLEPAMRNTAPCILYASLKIKKQNPDAIMVVAPSDHWIEDEVQFCSNLQYAFDFCERDENLMTLGILPTFANTGYGYIEYDKLDSRPIKKVKQFREKPDYATARKFIQSRNFLWNAGIFVWSVKTVLNAYEEFQPIMYDHFMKGYDAFNTTQEEVFIKENYPLAQNISVDYAILEKAQNVYVLPATFDWNDLGTWGSLYDKLPKDEQENAVVNASVYLENATNNIIRTEGKKLVVIDGLTDYIIVDKEDVLLIYPKNKEQDIKKIVSKITS, encoded by the coding sequence ATGAATAAAAATTATTACGCAATTATAATGGCTGGTGGAGTTGGTTCTCGTTTTTGGCCAGTTAGTACAACAGAATTTCCTAAACAATTTCACGATATGTTAGGAACAGGCGAAACGTTAATTCAAAAAACGTTTACTCGATTGTCTCAAATTATTCCAAAAGAAAATATTTTGATTTTGACAAATGAAGTTTACAACGATATTGTTTTAGAACAATTGCCTATGATTCAGCAAGAGCAAATTGTTTTAGAACCAGCAATGAGAAATACTGCGCCTTGTATTTTATATGCATCATTAAAAATTAAAAAACAAAATCCAGACGCCATAATGGTGGTGGCACCTTCAGATCATTGGATTGAAGATGAGGTACAGTTTTGTTCTAATCTTCAGTATGCTTTTGATTTTTGTGAGCGCGATGAAAACTTAATGACATTAGGGATTTTGCCTACATTCGCTAATACAGGATATGGATATATAGAATACGATAAATTAGATTCAAGACCGATAAAAAAAGTAAAACAGTTTCGAGAAAAACCAGATTACGCAACCGCAAGAAAGTTTATTCAAAGTCGAAATTTTCTTTGGAATGCAGGAATTTTTGTGTGGAGTGTAAAAACTGTATTAAATGCTTACGAAGAGTTTCAGCCTATTATGTATGATCATTTTATGAAAGGGTATGATGCTTTTAATACCACTCAAGAAGAAGTTTTTATTAAAGAGAATTATCCTTTAGCGCAAAATATTTCAGTGGATTATGCAATTTTGGAAAAAGCACAAAATGTTTATGTTTTACCCGCTACCTTCGATTGGAATGATTTGGGAACTTGGGGTTCTTTGTACGATAAATTACCAAAAGACGAGCAAGAAAATGCTGTAGTAAATGCATCGGTTTATTTAGAGAATGCTACCAATAATATAATTAGAACTGAAGGAAAAAAATTGGTTGTAATTGATGGCTTAACCGATTATATAATTGTAGATAAAGAAGATGTGTTGTTGATTTATCCAAAAAATAAAGAACAAGATATCAAAAAGATTGTATCTAAAATTACTAGTTAA
- a CDS encoding ABC transporter ATP-binding protein, with protein sequence MIEVKDIIKKFGEQTILKGVSTRFEAGMTNLIIGQSGSGKTVFLKSLLGLHTPDSGTISFDGRIYSELSNDEKRNLRTEIGMVFQGSALFDGMTVEENIGFPLKMFSNKSPKEIKERVDFVIDRVHLVNAHHKRPSEISGGMQKRVAIARAIVNNPKYLFCDEPNSGLDPKTAIVIDNLIQEITEEYNITTVINTHDMNSVMEIGKKIVFLKNGLLEWEGSNKEIFKTDNEAVTDFVYSSELFKRVRKMYLEDDVN encoded by the coding sequence ATGATTGAAGTAAAAGACATTATAAAAAAGTTTGGTGAACAAACCATTTTAAAAGGTGTTTCCACTCGCTTTGAGGCAGGAATGACCAATCTTATCATTGGACAAAGTGGATCGGGAAAAACAGTTTTCTTAAAATCTCTTTTAGGATTACACACACCTGATAGCGGAACAATATCATTTGATGGCAGAATTTATTCGGAACTTTCAAATGATGAAAAACGAAATTTAAGAACAGAAATCGGGATGGTATTTCAAGGCAGTGCTTTGTTTGACGGAATGACTGTTGAAGAAAATATAGGATTCCCATTAAAAATGTTCTCCAATAAATCACCAAAAGAGATAAAAGAACGTGTTGATTTTGTAATCGACAGAGTACATTTAGTAAACGCACATCACAAGCGCCCTTCTGAAATTTCAGGTGGAATGCAAAAACGTGTGGCGATTGCTAGAGCAATTGTGAACAATCCAAAATATCTTTTTTGTGACGAACCTAACTCAGGTTTAGACCCTAAAACAGCTATTGTTATCGATAATTTGATTCAGGAAATTACTGAAGAATACAACATTACTACTGTTATTAATACGCACGATATGAATTCGGTGATGGAAATTGGTAAAAAAATTGTATTCTTAAAAAACGGCCTTCTAGAATGGGAAGGAAGTAATAAAGAAATCTTCAAAACCGATAATGAAGCCGTTACCGATTTTGTTTATTCATCTGAATTATTTAAACGCGTTAGAAAAATGTATTTAGAAGACGATGTTAATTAG
- a CDS encoding M28 family metallopeptidase, with product MKKILFLISFVGLSLHAQTNVASKNFSNANYQVAEENVIKTLSYLTSDELEGRNTGSQGIEKAAVYLETLLKENGIQPYFKSYRDTLSNFDKPAYNVVGYLEGTDKTLKNEFVIIGAHYDHIGRIKAFNGDDIGNGANDNASGTTAVTEVAKYFAKFKNNKRSILFVFFSAEEKGLLGSKHLAAKLKEQKMDLYFMFNFEMIGVPMKDKGMDFYLTGFGKTNMASTMNEYAGEKLVGYLPIETKYMLFRASDNYPFFTEFNVPAQTVSTFDFENFEFYHQPDDEFELMDTKHMTSVISKTIPVLEKMINAPKKEIKLNEK from the coding sequence ATGAAAAAGATTTTATTCCTAATTTCTTTCGTTGGATTGTCATTACATGCACAAACCAATGTTGCTTCTAAAAATTTTTCAAATGCAAATTATCAAGTTGCTGAAGAAAATGTCATCAAAACTTTGTCCTATTTAACTTCAGATGAGTTAGAAGGAAGAAATACTGGAAGTCAAGGAATTGAAAAAGCAGCAGTTTATTTAGAAACCCTTTTGAAAGAAAACGGTATACAACCGTATTTTAAATCCTATCGCGATACTTTGTCAAATTTTGATAAGCCAGCATATAATGTGGTGGGTTATCTTGAAGGAACAGATAAAACATTAAAAAATGAATTTGTTATTATTGGTGCGCATTATGATCATATTGGCAGAATAAAAGCGTTTAATGGAGATGATATTGGAAATGGAGCTAATGATAATGCATCAGGTACAACTGCAGTAACCGAAGTAGCGAAATATTTTGCGAAATTTAAAAATAATAAAAGAAGTATTCTATTTGTTTTCTTTTCAGCAGAAGAAAAAGGACTTTTAGGTTCAAAACATTTGGCTGCTAAATTGAAAGAGCAAAAAATGGATTTGTATTTCATGTTCAATTTCGAAATGATAGGTGTGCCAATGAAAGATAAGGGAATGGATTTTTATTTGACTGGTTTTGGTAAAACAAACATGGCATCTACAATGAATGAGTATGCGGGTGAAAAGTTAGTGGGATATTTACCAATAGAAACAAAATATATGCTGTTCAGAGCCTCTGATAACTATCCATTTTTTACTGAATTTAATGTGCCTGCTCAAACGGTATCCACTTTTGATTTTGAAAACTTTGAATTCTATCACCAACCAGATGATGAGTTTGAATTGATGGATACAAAGCACATGACGTCAGTAATTTCGAAAACCATTCCAGTTTTGGAAAAAATGATAAATGCTCCTAAAAAAGAAATCAAATTAAATGAAAAATAA
- a CDS encoding MlaE family ABC transporter permease, which translates to MMLIRYLSQIGKYFIMLKEIFNKPTKWSVMKQLIFKEVDDLIIGSLGIVSFISFFVGGVVAIQTALNLTNPLIPKFLIGFATRQSVILEFAPTFISIIMAGKMGSFITSSIGTMRVTEQIDALEVMGVNSLNYLVFPKMIALLLYPFVIGLSMFLGVFGGWMAAVYGGFTTSFEFTTGLQTEFIPFHITYAFIKTVVFALLLATIPSFHGYYMKGGALEVGKASTVSFVWTSVVIILMNFILTQLLLS; encoded by the coding sequence ATGATGCTCATTCGCTACTTATCGCAAATAGGAAAATATTTCATTATGTTGAAAGAAATTTTCAACAAACCAACCAAATGGTCGGTAATGAAACAACTTATATTCAAAGAAGTTGATGATTTAATTATTGGATCATTAGGAATTGTTTCTTTTATATCCTTCTTCGTTGGTGGTGTTGTGGCTATTCAAACAGCATTAAACTTAACAAATCCTTTGATTCCAAAATTTTTGATCGGTTTTGCAACTCGTCAATCGGTGATTTTAGAGTTTGCTCCTACATTTATCTCGATTATTATGGCAGGTAAAATGGGCTCGTTCATAACCTCTAGTATTGGTACTATGCGTGTAACTGAACAAATAGATGCGTTAGAAGTAATGGGAGTTAACTCCTTAAATTATTTGGTTTTCCCAAAGATGATTGCATTACTTTTATATCCATTTGTTATTGGATTGAGTATGTTTTTAGGTGTTTTTGGAGGTTGGATGGCGGCCGTTTATGGTGGTTTTACGACTAGTTTTGAATTTACTACTGGATTACAAACCGAATTTATTCCTTTCCATATAACATATGCTTTTATAAAAACAGTTGTTTTTGCTTTATTATTAGCTACAATTCCTTCTTTTCATGGATATTACATGAAAGGGGGTGCTTTAGAAGTTGGAAAGGCAAGTACCGTTTCTTTTGTTTGGACATCCGTTGTCATTATTTTAATGAACTTTATATTAACCCAACTCCTATTGAGCTAA
- a CDS encoding SprT-like domain-containing protein — translation MITILQKYLPEHAVQHCFELIKANHVHLKIVNERQTRHGDYRKDAQGFHLITVNASLNKYRFLITLIHEIAHLVAFEKYGRHIKPHGEEWKLTFQRLMVPFIRPEIFPHQLLPLLAKHFRNPKASSDTDAKLAIALKQFDQKETDKNYIFEIPMGSYFRIHNGKIFKKIALRVKRYECLEVSSGRLYLFQPNAEVELLPS, via the coding sequence TTGATCACTATTTTACAAAAATACCTTCCTGAACACGCAGTTCAACATTGTTTTGAGTTAATCAAAGCCAATCATGTGCATCTTAAAATTGTAAACGAACGCCAAACGCGTCATGGTGATTATCGAAAAGATGCGCAAGGCTTTCATTTGATTACCGTGAATGCTAGTTTGAATAAATACAGATTTTTAATTACACTAATTCATGAAATTGCACATTTAGTGGCGTTTGAAAAATATGGCCGACACATAAAGCCACATGGTGAAGAATGGAAATTGACCTTTCAACGGTTGATGGTGCCATTTATTAGGCCTGAAATTTTTCCACATCAATTGTTGCCATTACTTGCTAAACATTTTAGAAATCCAAAAGCCAGTAGTGATACCGATGCCAAGTTGGCTATCGCATTAAAACAATTTGACCAAAAGGAAACCGATAAAAATTATATCTTTGAAATTCCGATGGGGAGTTATTTTAGAATCCATAATGGAAAGATATTTAAGAAAATAGCATTACGAGTAAAACGATATGAATGTTTAGAAGTGAGTTCTGGACGATTGTATTTATTTCAACCGAATGCTGAAGTAGAATTGTTGCCAAGTTAA
- a CDS encoding TIGR00341 family protein: MENTTQNSWQEIVSKIKLFLKDTFDISHDTNRSATIEDIKAGVDMKGQNAWVLIFSILVASTGLNTSSTAVVIGAMLISPLMGPILGMGLSLGINDIDLFKKAIKNFGVMVILSLLTSFLFFSIPIFQNETPELLARTFPDVRDVIIALTGGLALIVALSRQNKSINTIAGVAIATALMPPLCTAGYGLATAKWDFFRGALFLFSINTIFIASATFIVVRFLKFPYEAYANSKRRKRISQFISILAFAILVPSIFMFYQLYKKSDFNQKADGLIKNLRTEKGILVLDVHKDFENKQISFAVVGKSITKLDIEQFKSQMKTLGYDGCDFKVLQDAENLETISKINEIENSFLSNQQLLVKKSQELLEKEKEIFELKTQLQANNDKLFPFSEITEEMKALQDDIESVSYANVISTDFYNTDTIPTFKVTWKKNSKEKSKASENIRLQNWLRKKMKNEKVIVTN; encoded by the coding sequence ATGGAAAATACTACTCAAAATTCATGGCAAGAAATAGTAAGTAAAATTAAGTTATTTCTAAAAGACACGTTTGATATTTCACACGACACCAATCGTTCTGCTACAATAGAAGATATTAAGGCTGGTGTGGATATGAAAGGTCAAAATGCATGGGTTTTGATTTTTTCTATTTTAGTGGCTTCTACCGGATTAAATACGAGTTCAACAGCAGTTGTAATTGGAGCTATGTTAATTTCTCCATTAATGGGACCTATTTTAGGAATGGGACTTTCCCTTGGAATTAATGATATTGATTTATTTAAAAAAGCAATTAAGAATTTTGGGGTAATGGTAATTTTAAGTTTACTAACCTCATTTTTGTTTTTTAGTATTCCTATTTTTCAAAATGAAACACCAGAGCTTTTAGCGAGAACATTTCCAGATGTAAGAGATGTAATAATTGCGCTTACAGGAGGTTTGGCCTTAATCGTGGCTTTGAGCCGACAAAATAAATCAATAAATACCATTGCTGGTGTGGCAATTGCTACGGCTTTGATGCCGCCTCTTTGTACTGCAGGTTATGGTTTAGCAACTGCTAAGTGGGATTTTTTTAGAGGAGCTTTGTTTTTATTTTCTATTAATACAATTTTCATTGCTAGTGCCACTTTTATTGTAGTTCGTTTTTTGAAATTTCCTTATGAAGCTTATGCCAATTCTAAACGAAGAAAAAGAATTTCACAATTCATTTCAATTTTAGCATTTGCCATATTGGTTCCTAGTATTTTTATGTTTTATCAATTATATAAAAAGTCTGATTTTAATCAAAAAGCAGATGGGTTAATAAAAAATTTAAGAACAGAAAAAGGAATTTTAGTGTTAGATGTTCATAAAGATTTTGAGAACAAGCAAATTAGTTTTGCCGTTGTGGGAAAAAGCATTACAAAATTAGATATTGAACAATTCAAATCGCAAATGAAGACTTTAGGATATGATGGGTGTGATTTTAAGGTGCTTCAAGATGCGGAAAATTTGGAGACTATTTCTAAAATAAATGAAATAGAAAATTCATTTTTGTCCAATCAGCAGTTACTAGTAAAAAAGAGTCAAGAATTATTAGAAAAAGAAAAAGAAATATTTGAATTAAAAACACAATTGCAAGCCAACAATGATAAGTTATTTCCTTTTTCTGAAATAACAGAAGAAATGAAAGCTTTACAAGACGATATTGAAAGCGTTTCTTATGCTAATGTAATTTCAACTGACTTTTATAATACTGATACTATTCCAACATTTAAAGTTACATGGAAAAAGAATAGTAAGGAAAAAAGCAAAGCTTCAGAAAATATTCGACTTCAAAATTGGTTGCGAAAAAAAATGAAAAATGAAAAAGTGATTGTTACTAATTAA